A genomic segment from Stenotrophomonas maltophilia encodes:
- a CDS encoding pseudouridine synthase — MRTRRPPAAPAARSHASRGRAAPNVSSGVRHGLARVLSKAGVCSRTEAARWIAEGRVRVSGRIVRDPEFPIASPHPPIEVDGQPMGAPQRLYLMLNKPRGVVTTAQDERGRDTVYRCFDGAGLPWIAPVGRLDKASEGLLLFSNDPQWAARLTDPQTGPDKTYHVQVDGLPDDATLAALQAGVEDEGEFLAAQAVRVLRSGDKTAWLEVVLDEGRNRHIRRLLAAFDLQVLRLVRVAIGGLVLGDLGKGQWRVLEVSDQQRLGAAAPG, encoded by the coding sequence TTGCGTACGCGCCGCCCACCTGCCGCCCCCGCCGCCCGCTCCCACGCATCGCGTGGGCGTGCGGCTCCGAATGTCTCCAGTGGCGTGCGCCACGGCTTGGCGCGCGTGCTGTCCAAAGCCGGCGTGTGCTCGCGCACCGAGGCCGCGCGCTGGATCGCCGAGGGTCGCGTACGCGTGTCCGGCCGCATCGTTCGTGATCCCGAGTTCCCGATTGCCAGTCCGCACCCGCCGATCGAGGTCGATGGCCAGCCGATGGGCGCGCCGCAGCGCCTGTACCTGATGCTCAACAAGCCGCGCGGGGTGGTGACCACCGCGCAGGACGAGCGTGGCCGCGACACCGTGTACCGCTGCTTTGACGGCGCTGGCCTGCCGTGGATCGCGCCGGTTGGGCGCCTGGACAAGGCCAGTGAAGGGCTGTTGCTGTTCAGCAACGATCCGCAGTGGGCCGCGCGCCTGACCGATCCGCAGACCGGGCCGGACAAGACCTACCACGTGCAGGTTGATGGCCTGCCCGATGACGCCACCCTGGCGGCACTGCAGGCCGGCGTGGAGGACGAGGGCGAGTTCCTCGCCGCCCAGGCCGTGCGCGTGCTGCGCAGTGGCGACAAGACCGCATGGCTGGAGGTGGTCCTCGACGAGGGCCGCAACCGTCATATCCGCCGCCTGTTGGCGGCCTTCGACCTGCAGGTGCTGCGCCTGGTCCGGGTCGCGATCGGTGGGCTGGTGCTCGGCGATCTCGGCAAGGGCCAGTGGCGGGTTCTGGAGGTCAGCGACCAGCAGCGGCTGGGGGCCGCTGCACCGGGCTGA